A stretch of the Manis pentadactyla isolate mManPen7 chromosome 16, mManPen7.hap1, whole genome shotgun sequence genome encodes the following:
- the LOC118910348 gene encoding uncharacterized protein LOC118910348: MALCRRLRTPWGFFTPALFFFYCKKIEIQSYHLGYFRLWAGTSHHCSLPARPWGDTAASHVFQPRHPDLRQSVPPLGLPAPYPRASPYIWGKSRADNQHEKDQDPGCRTHQRKRRDCGGKRQAGRREERKRRRIPKRNAGRGRLRNSLGGRENRVAGTCLGPGQRPAASLRVCWESGSVQGTILILFLEEIILPHLVLLLSPELMSVPKPEEGLQMELCLPQNACDAADATT, translated from the exons ATGGCGCTCTGCAGG AGATTGAGGACACCTTGGGGATTTTTTACtccagcacttttttttttttactgtaagaAAATTGAGATCCAGAGTTATCACCTGGGGTATTTCCGGCTCTGGGCGGGCACTTCCCACCACTGCTCCCTGCCCGCCCGGCCGTGGGGTGACACAGCTGCTTCTCATGTCTTCCAGCCACGCCACCCTGACCTCCGCCAGTCTGTTCCCCCTCTCGGCCTCCCTGCTCCTTACCCACGCGCCAGCccttacatctggggaaaatcAAGAGCAGATAACCAGCACGAAAAGGACCAAGACCCGGGGTGCCGGACTCACCAGAGAAAGCGGAGGGACTGCGGGGGGAAAAGGCaagcaggaaggagggaagaaagaaaaaggaggagaatccCAAAGAGAAACGCAGGCAGGGGAAGGCTGCGCAACTCTCTGGGAGGCCGTGAAAATCGTGTTGCTGGGACctgcctgggccctgggcagCGCCCGGCAGCGTCTCTGCGCGTCTGCTGGGAGAGCGGCTCCGTGCAAGGCACCATTTTGATTCTATTCCTGGAGGAAATTATTCTACCCCACTTGGTTCTGTTACTATCCCCGGAGCTGATGAGTGTACCAAAGCCTGAAGAA GGGCTGCAGATGGAACTGTGTCTCCCACAAAACGCATGCGATGCAGCTGACGCCACAACGTGA